In one Paraburkholderia megapolitana genomic region, the following are encoded:
- a CDS encoding metal-dependent hydrolase, which translates to MASNHAHHATGWAAGVIASALIVQAGASGPWHLWALLAFAAAIAGGTAPDWLEVAWWSRSRRLWITHRTVTHWGIGWVALLVVSWKFASFHHPLAAAAFGFACGGLMHLLADWPNPLGVPWIAGRHSLNWWNSGRCDLLIVGASWGAAWFVAAHVWLHRPYGLPLPAHWRMG; encoded by the coding sequence GTGGCATCGAATCACGCGCATCACGCGACCGGCTGGGCCGCCGGTGTCATCGCTTCCGCGCTCATCGTGCAGGCCGGCGCAAGCGGCCCGTGGCATCTGTGGGCGCTGCTGGCGTTCGCGGCCGCCATCGCGGGCGGCACCGCACCCGACTGGCTCGAAGTGGCCTGGTGGTCGCGTTCGCGCCGACTGTGGATCACGCATCGCACCGTCACGCACTGGGGCATCGGCTGGGTGGCGCTGCTTGTGGTCTCGTGGAAATTCGCCAGCTTTCATCATCCGCTCGCGGCGGCCGCATTCGGCTTTGCGTGCGGCGGACTGATGCACCTGCTCGCGGACTGGCCCAACCCGCTAGGCGTTCCGTGGATCGCCGGACGCCATTCGTTGAACTGGTGGAACAGCGGGCGCTGCGATCTGTTGATCGTCGGGGCGTCGTGGGGTGCGGCGTGGTTTGTCGCGGCGCATGTGTGGCTGCATCGGCCGTATGGTTTGCCGCTGCCCGCGCACTGGCGGATGGGTTAG